From Chloroflexota bacterium, a single genomic window includes:
- a CDS encoding LysM peptidoglycan-binding domain-containing protein has product MDDEGRTKLAERARRRGRPGEARSARADGRPVADPSGGCRYLHAATGDPACLAIAPAIHLGPRQVDLVCAGSTHATCPRFARGRAAVSPPPPVADRANLPAAAAAAAAATAAATAAATAAAAAAAAATAAATAAAAAAAPPVIEPVILAAAVGSSTALATGESEPVAAPREAPDRRIRGALPTTRSIVARPATIAAALTFVVTLAAAIAFLDARGGLALLPARTSPSVVAPAPSAAPPTASPFASVGPSPTAAPPSAVVSPPSAAPPTAVAVATPSFPGSSLPPDLVALLIPCPDGSGCSQYRIRSGDTLSGVATLFGVAYQAMLAANPGIANPSLIHVGQLVTVPIPH; this is encoded by the coding sequence GTGGACGACGAGGGACGCACCAAGCTGGCCGAGCGGGCCCGTCGACGCGGGCGACCTGGCGAGGCGCGCTCGGCGCGAGCCGACGGTCGGCCCGTCGCGGACCCATCGGGCGGCTGCCGATACCTGCACGCGGCGACGGGGGACCCGGCCTGTCTCGCCATCGCCCCGGCGATCCACCTCGGACCGCGGCAGGTCGACCTCGTGTGCGCCGGATCGACCCACGCGACATGTCCGAGGTTCGCCCGCGGCCGCGCGGCCGTGAGTCCGCCTCCGCCGGTCGCGGACCGCGCGAACCTGCCGGCGGCGGCCGCCGCTGCCGCTGCCGCTACCGCTGCCGCTACCGCTGCCGCTACCGCTGCCGCTGCCGCTGCCGCTGCCGCTACCGCTGCCGCTACCGCTGCCGCTGCCGCTGCCGCGCCACCGGTCATCGAGCCGGTGATCCTCGCCGCCGCGGTCGGGTCGTCGACGGCTCTCGCGACGGGGGAGTCCGAACCCGTCGCCGCCCCGCGCGAAGCACCGGACCGGCGCATCCGCGGTGCGCTGCCGACGACCCGATCGATCGTCGCCCGCCCGGCAACGATCGCGGCGGCACTGACGTTCGTCGTCACCCTGGCCGCAGCGATCGCCTTCCTCGACGCTCGAGGCGGGCTCGCCCTCCTGCCGGCCAGGACGTCCCCGTCCGTCGTCGCGCCCGCGCCGTCGGCCGCCCCGCCCACCGCCTCGCCGTTCGCTTCCGTCGGTCCATCGCCGACCGCCGCACCGCCCTCTGCCGTCGTCTCGCCGCCGAGCGCCGCACCGCCGACCGCGGTCGCCGTCGCCACGCCCTCGTTCCCAGGCTCCTCGCTCCCGCCGGATCTCGTCGCGCTCCTCATCCCGTGCCCGGATGGCTCCGGATGCTCGCAGTACCGGATCCGGAGCGGTGACACGCTGAGCGGCGTCGCAACCCTCTTCGGTGTCGCGTACCAGGCGATGCTCGCGGCGAACCCGGGGATCGCGAACCCGTCCCTCATCCACGTCGGGCAGCTCGTCACGGTCCCGATCCCGCACTGA
- the mraZ gene encoding division/cell wall cluster transcriptional repressor MraZ: MDDKGRLAVPARFRAQLEDGAFISKWLDDCLAIHTRGGWETLAAKTATLPLANAASRAFQRHIFGGAVEVELDRQGRVVLPAYLRAFAALEGDVVIVGARDHAEIWAPARWDEIRRSLEDPQTLAAHLDGLGI, translated from the coding sequence GTGGACGACAAGGGACGGCTCGCCGTGCCTGCGCGCTTCCGCGCCCAGCTCGAGGATGGCGCCTTCATCTCGAAGTGGCTCGACGACTGCCTCGCCATCCACACCCGCGGCGGGTGGGAGACCCTCGCCGCGAAGACCGCGACACTGCCGCTCGCGAACGCGGCGTCACGTGCGTTCCAGCGCCACATCTTCGGCGGCGCGGTCGAGGTGGAGCTCGATCGCCAGGGTCGAGTCGTCCTGCCGGCCTACCTTCGTGCGTTCGCAGCCCTCGAGGGTGACGTCGTCATCGTCGGGGCGCGGGACCACGCCGAGATCTGGGCACCCGCCCGCTGGGACGAGATCCGACGGAGCCTCGAGGACCCGCAGACGCTCGCGGCACACCTCGACGGGCTCGGGATCTGA
- the rsmH gene encoding 16S rRNA (cytosine(1402)-N(4))-methyltransferase RsmH, whose product MRFQDLLGIRSTTEDDDVEEEHLPVLVEEVVEMLAPAPGSLQVDATVGGGGHTERILEATDPDGRLLGLDADGAAIARVGRRLARFGDRLVLRQVNFRELATAAPAAGFGRIDGLLFDLGLSSQQLAGTDRGFGFRAGGPLDMRFDPSAGVPAAYLIATLDAEALAALFRRYGEEPNARRIARAIVEQRRSAPIETAEALAALAERVVPVDPRRPRRRHPATRVFQALRIAVNAELEALEAALAAAVELLRPGGRLVVLSYHSLEDRIVKRFIAAERKGCVCPPELPICVCGREPRLRPLGPSRTPRPEEVAANPRSRSARLRAAERIAA is encoded by the coding sequence ATGCGCTTCCAGGATCTGCTCGGGATCCGTTCGACGACCGAGGATGACGACGTGGAGGAGGAGCACCTGCCGGTGCTGGTGGAGGAGGTCGTCGAGATGCTCGCGCCCGCTCCCGGCAGCCTCCAGGTCGACGCCACGGTCGGCGGCGGTGGGCACACCGAGCGGATCCTGGAGGCGACCGATCCCGATGGCCGTCTCCTCGGTCTCGATGCCGATGGGGCGGCCATCGCGAGGGTCGGCCGGCGTCTGGCCCGCTTCGGCGACCGACTCGTCCTCCGCCAGGTGAACTTCCGCGAGCTGGCCACGGCCGCACCGGCCGCGGGATTCGGCCGCATCGACGGTCTCCTGTTCGACCTCGGGCTCTCGAGCCAGCAGCTTGCCGGCACGGACCGCGGGTTCGGGTTCCGGGCCGGCGGCCCGCTCGACATGCGCTTCGATCCCTCCGCGGGCGTTCCGGCGGCGTACCTCATCGCGACCCTCGACGCGGAGGCCCTCGCCGCGCTGTTCCGTCGCTACGGAGAAGAGCCGAACGCCCGAAGAATCGCGCGGGCGATCGTCGAGCAACGGCGGAGCGCGCCGATCGAGACCGCGGAGGCGCTGGCGGCTCTCGCCGAGCGCGTCGTGCCGGTCGACCCGCGCCGTCCGCGCCGTCGCCACCCCGCGACCCGTGTCTTCCAGGCACTGCGGATCGCGGTCAACGCGGAGCTCGAGGCACTCGAGGCGGCCCTCGCCGCCGCCGTCGAGCTCCTCCGGCCGGGCGGCCGGCTCGTCGTCCTCAGCTATCACTCGCTCGAGGATCGGATCGTCAAGCGCTTCATCGCCGCGGAGCGGAAGGGATGCGTCTGCCCGCCCGAGCTGCCCATCTGCGTGTGCGGACGCGAACCGCGCCTGCGCCCGCTCGGACCGTCACGCACCCCCCGACCGGAAGAGGTCGCCGCCAATCCCCGCTCCCGGAGCGCTCGGCTCCGGGCCGCTGAACGGATCGCCGCCTGA
- a CDS encoding penicillin-binding protein 2 has protein sequence MLGRTDSHRRHLLILLVLAIVATALGARLAWWQVVRGASLAADARAQTTVTIQDPSRRGTIYDRSGTVVLATSVDRYRLIGTPGILSLDARQRTAQAIIALLGLNAADALDLTTKMISDRGYVVLTHGIDEATARKIRDGLASGALAGLSLESEPTRLYPLAGGSPGSTLGAQILGFVNRDGAGQYGLEEYYQAQLAGQPLIEVAQRDTNGDPVPSTISVQSPGVPGSDIRLSIDAGFQLQLEQELLAAGVADRAVSVSGVVMDPTTGQIYGEATYPSYNANDYATIAATDPARFVDPVVSSVYEPGSVFKLFTALAAFTNGTVNPATKIDDSGSLALDGGTAKVWDSDLRPMGWIPFQDVVAYSRNVGAARVALGLAKTTDQAAAILESTWLRMGFGQPTGIDLAGEVAGIVRDPTISPWRQIDLANGAFGQGVAVTPIQLATAYSAMVNGGTLITPHVVVSIGGNPVTVPSRGRVMTTEMSNELVALMSHVVHAVPWYRDNTLIPGYVVGGKTGTAQIWDPKADHGRGAWKTTYDYSFIGYVGRDRPQLVIAITIREAQPMVVAQGYLPLRVESYELFRRVATDAMGTLDLSANPTASVAHP, from the coding sequence ATGCTCGGTCGGACCGACTCGCACCGCCGCCACCTCCTGATCCTCCTCGTCCTCGCGATCGTGGCGACCGCGCTCGGCGCCCGGCTCGCCTGGTGGCAGGTCGTCCGTGGCGCGAGCCTCGCGGCCGACGCCCGCGCGCAGACGACCGTGACGATCCAGGATCCATCGCGACGGGGGACGATCTACGATCGGAGCGGGACGGTCGTCCTCGCCACGTCAGTCGATCGCTACCGGCTCATCGGCACGCCCGGGATCCTCAGCCTCGACGCGCGTCAGCGCACCGCCCAGGCCATCATCGCGCTGCTCGGCCTGAATGCGGCGGATGCTCTCGACCTGACGACGAAGATGATCTCCGACCGGGGGTACGTCGTCCTCACCCACGGGATCGACGAGGCGACCGCCCGGAAGATCCGTGACGGGCTCGCGAGCGGGGCGCTCGCCGGACTGTCCCTCGAGTCCGAGCCCACGCGGCTCTACCCGCTCGCCGGCGGCTCGCCGGGTTCCACCCTCGGCGCCCAGATCCTCGGCTTCGTCAACCGCGACGGCGCCGGTCAGTACGGCCTCGAGGAGTACTACCAGGCGCAGCTGGCCGGCCAGCCGCTCATCGAGGTCGCCCAGCGCGACACGAACGGCGACCCGGTGCCGTCGACGATATCCGTCCAGTCGCCAGGCGTTCCGGGCTCCGACATCCGACTCTCCATCGACGCCGGCTTCCAGCTCCAGCTCGAGCAGGAGCTCCTCGCCGCGGGGGTCGCCGATCGGGCCGTCAGCGTCTCCGGCGTCGTCATGGACCCGACCACGGGCCAGATCTACGGCGAGGCGACCTATCCCTCCTACAACGCCAACGACTACGCGACGATCGCGGCGACCGATCCGGCGCGGTTCGTCGATCCGGTCGTCAGCTCCGTCTACGAGCCCGGCTCCGTCTTCAAGCTCTTCACCGCGCTCGCCGCCTTCACGAACGGGACGGTGAATCCCGCCACGAAGATCGATGACAGCGGGTCGCTCGCGCTCGACGGCGGGACGGCCAAGGTCTGGGATTCGGACCTCCGCCCGATGGGCTGGATCCCGTTCCAGGACGTCGTGGCGTACTCACGGAACGTCGGGGCGGCGCGGGTCGCCCTCGGCCTGGCGAAGACGACCGACCAGGCCGCGGCGATCCTCGAGTCGACCTGGCTCAGGATGGGCTTCGGCCAGCCGACCGGGATCGACCTCGCCGGCGAGGTGGCCGGGATCGTCCGCGACCCGACGATCTCGCCGTGGCGCCAGATCGACCTCGCGAACGGCGCGTTCGGCCAGGGCGTGGCCGTGACGCCCATCCAGCTCGCGACCGCCTACAGCGCGATGGTCAACGGCGGGACGCTCATCACGCCGCACGTCGTCGTGTCCATCGGAGGGAACCCCGTGACCGTGCCGTCGCGGGGTCGGGTCATGACGACCGAGATGTCGAACGAGCTCGTGGCACTCATGAGCCATGTCGTCCACGCCGTCCCCTGGTATCGCGATAACACGCTCATCCCGGGGTACGTCGTGGGGGGCAAGACCGGAACGGCCCAGATCTGGGATCCCAAGGCCGACCATGGACGCGGGGCGTGGAAGACGACGTACGACTACTCATTCATCGGCTACGTCGGCCGAGACCGGCCGCAGCTCGTCATCGCGATCACGATCCGCGAGGCTCAGCCGATGGTGGTCGCCCAGGGATACCTGCCGCTCCGGGTGGAAAGTTACGAGCTGTTCCGCCGCGTTGCGACGGACGCCATGGGGACCCTCGACCTGTCGGCGAACCCGACCGCGTCCGTCGCCCACCCGTGA
- a CDS encoding UDP-N-acetylmuramoyl-tripeptide--D-alanyl-D-alanine ligase: MTDALPRSWRGATEPAFTAAELVSLTGGRLLRAGARPIRRAAVDSRSVTPGCLFVALPGERTDGHAHVADAAAAGAAAILVTRRPDDDVLERLGDVTVIEVPDGVRALGALAADWRARFAPLVVGVTGSIAKTSTKEAIATVLDRRFSTLRSEGNRNNEIGLPLTLLDLGPEHEAAVLEMGMYVGGEIADLAAMARPSIGVVTAVEPVHLSRIGTLEAVERAKGELVEALPPDGAAVLNADDPRVVRMAGRTVARAVTYGFSAAADVRAETVVSRAADGMRFVLRTPAGSRPVLTAALGRHGVHNALAAAAVGLAAGVDLDEIAAGLAGGWSAPHRDRLVRVGSVTILDDSYNASPASMTAALDLLATLPGRRRIAVLGEMLELGDTHEAGHRAVGAVAARIVDLLVVVGAGATPLAEAAREHPRLAGRVLQASDALAALALLRPLLEAGDVVLVKGSRGIALEAIVDTLAAEAGA; this comes from the coding sequence GTGACCGACGCCCTGCCGCGGTCGTGGAGAGGGGCGACCGAGCCGGCCTTCACCGCCGCCGAGCTCGTCAGCCTGACCGGTGGACGCCTCCTCCGCGCCGGCGCCCGACCGATCCGCCGCGCCGCGGTCGACTCCCGGTCGGTCACCCCGGGCTGCCTGTTCGTGGCCCTGCCCGGCGAGCGGACAGACGGTCACGCCCACGTCGCGGACGCCGCGGCGGCCGGCGCGGCGGCGATCCTCGTCACCCGCCGGCCGGACGACGACGTGCTCGAGCGGCTCGGCGACGTGACGGTCATCGAGGTCCCCGATGGTGTCCGCGCGCTCGGGGCACTCGCCGCCGACTGGCGCGCACGGTTCGCGCCGCTCGTCGTCGGGGTGACCGGGAGCATCGCCAAGACATCCACGAAGGAGGCGATCGCGACGGTCCTCGACCGACGGTTCTCGACCCTCCGCAGCGAGGGCAACCGGAACAACGAGATCGGTTTGCCGCTGACGCTCCTCGACCTGGGCCCCGAGCACGAGGCGGCGGTCCTCGAGATGGGCATGTACGTCGGCGGCGAGATCGCCGACCTGGCGGCCATGGCACGACCGTCGATCGGGGTCGTGACGGCGGTCGAGCCGGTTCACCTGAGCCGGATCGGGACGCTCGAGGCGGTCGAGCGCGCGAAGGGCGAGCTCGTGGAAGCGCTCCCGCCGGACGGCGCGGCGGTCCTCAACGCGGACGACCCGCGGGTCGTCCGGATGGCCGGGCGGACGGTCGCCCGGGCCGTCACCTACGGGTTCTCGGCCGCCGCCGACGTCAGGGCGGAGACCGTCGTGAGCCGGGCCGCGGACGGCATGCGGTTCGTCCTCCGGACCCCGGCGGGGAGCCGGCCGGTCCTCACCGCGGCGCTCGGCCGCCACGGTGTCCACAACGCCCTCGCCGCCGCCGCGGTCGGCCTCGCCGCCGGCGTGGACCTCGACGAGATCGCGGCGGGCCTGGCAGGCGGTTGGTCCGCTCCGCATCGGGATCGCCTCGTGCGGGTGGGGTCGGTGACGATCCTCGACGACAGCTACAACGCCTCGCCGGCGTCGATGACGGCGGCGCTCGACCTCCTCGCGACGCTGCCGGGGAGGCGACGGATCGCCGTCCTCGGCGAGATGCTCGAGCTCGGCGACACCCACGAGGCGGGGCACCGAGCCGTCGGCGCCGTGGCGGCCCGCATCGTCGATCTGCTCGTCGTCGTCGGCGCCGGCGCGACACCCCTCGCCGAGGCCGCCCGCGAGCACCCTCGACTCGCCGGGCGCGTCCTCCAGGCGAGCGACGCGCTCGCCGCACTCGCGCTCCTCCGGCCGCTCCTCGAGGCCGGCGACGTGGTGCTCGTCAAGGGATCCCGCGGGATTGCCCTCGAGGCAATCGTCGATACGCTCGCTGCCGAGGCGGGCGCGTGA